From the genome of Triticum aestivum cultivar Chinese Spring chromosome 1A, IWGSC CS RefSeq v2.1, whole genome shotgun sequence:
AAAACCCGTAGTCGATCACCTGCTTGCAGCTTGGTGTTGTAAACTTGTAATCAAATGCAGATGGCACATACGAATCTGGGGTAAGCAGCGCAGCGCAGCGCATTATGTTCTTAGGTTTTTCAGTGAAGATGGTGTATTCGTTAACTAACTTTCAACAGGTACAGCCAAGTCGACAAATGCAGGACGATCGAGTGGTCAGCCAAAGATGGCGTTCCAACATTCCGATCACGTAAGCATCACAGTTTAATTCCCTGCATTCGTTCCATTTACAGTCAAGGCAGTGGATCATCATATATCTCGAAGGATTGCCCCAACCCACTCTGCATATGCCTTGAAGGACCAATGGATCGCCACATAACTGTAACTTAGAGAGCCATGGCAGATACCTAGGGTCACCTTCTTATATAGCTTAGTTACTGGCAACTTATTTTCCATCATTGATGGTGCAGGCCACCGCCGCCAGTTCAGTATCGAATCGAACATTCCTGCTTGGGTAGGCGGGATGCAACGGCATCACTTACAAGCATCGACAGCACTTTTATCTGAAACTCTGAATTCCGAACGTGCCACTGCAGTGCAGCCCAGGCTCCGGGGCCTCTCCTCCGTGACCCGTGACAGCCGCCGCAATGCATCAGCCATCACCTAGGCCTAGCTATTCGATCGAGCTTGACGACAGTGGTTCTACCTTTAAGCAATGGTGACTGGTGCATGGCAGATTCGCGAGCCATGGCCTGTCCATTCTGTTGTCCATTTGTCTGTCATGAACCGAAGAAGTGGCTCACCAGACGCGGAGGACAGGGAGGGAGGAGCGATGCCGGCGGCATGGAGAACAAATCGACGCCGATGCTAGAAACTCAGCCATGAGATCGCCTCGAATGGAAACTAAGGTAATCAATCAATCAATCCATGGCGTAGGTCATGAAATTCAGCCATGAGATCCTACTATAGGAGTAGTTTATTTCAGGTAAGTTGCGGCCGCGGGAGGTCGCTCGAAAGAGCAAGTCTGAATCTGTAGCTGGCGCCGCACCAACGCACGTCGCTTCTGAACCGATAGAAGAAACAAACAGCTGTGCGGCAGTGCAAAAATGGATTGCAGCAAGGCCACAGGAGCCACGAGATTATACAAAGCCAACAAAACAAACGGGGAATATGCTTCTACTCTACTGCATTTTCATGTGGCTAAGACAAGCTCTTCGCGTCACAGCTCCATGTGCCCGTCGTCGCTGTCGGCCGTGGCAGTGAACCCGTCGTCGTCAGAGTCGGTGTCCTCGCCACCGCCGTCGCTGGAGGAGAGGCGCGCGAGCCAGCAGCTGCCGTGGAGGTGGCCGCTGACGCAGACAAAGTACTCGAGGCGGCCCTCGTGCGCGCCGAGCCGGCGGCACGCGCTGCGGGGCGCGAGGCCGGCCGCTGTGACGCTCCAGACGCGCGCGCCGCAGTAGGGGCAGCGCACGCGGGGCTCCAGCGGGGCGCGCCCGCCCACCAGGCAGGCGCGCGTGCGGGAGCGCATGAAGCCGCGGAACACGCCGCGGTAGGCGCCCACGTCCTCGTCGGCCGCGGCGCCGGCCGCCGCGTGCTCGCACGGGTCCGACACGTACAGCAGGTCCCCGCCGCAGCGGCGCGACAGGAAGCTCCGGCCGGACGTCTTGGAGAAGCGCGACACGGGCGCGAAGTGGCCCCGCACGCCGGCCCCCGCCGCGCCGCAGCAGAAGAGCAGCAGCTTCGCCAGCGCCGGCCACCCGCCGCCCACGCGGCCCGACGCGGCCGAGGAGCCCGTGGTGAGCGTGGACACCATCCGCGGCGCGCGCGAGACGCAGAGCTCCCGCCACAGCACGCGCTCCGCGACGGCGCGCAGGCGGCGGCTGACCCGCGCCACGGAGCACAGCGCCTGCGGGTCCCAGTTGAGCGCCCGGAACACCAGCGCCAGCACCTGCTCGTCCAGGATCCCCACGTTCACCCCGCGGATCCGCGCCCCAATGCCGCGCCCCCCGCTGCTCCACTCGTCGGcgatgccgatgccgatgccgCCGCTCGCGTTCGCCTtgctgccgcccccgccgccggcgcTGCCAACGCGCAGCCGCCTCATCTCCCGCGTTCCCTCGCTCATGCTAACCGAATGCTACCCAACCCGTGCACCGAGCCAACGGAGTCCGGCGACTCCCTCCCGGCGCCTCCGCGCGTGCCAGCCGAACCTAGTTGCCCGACGTGGTGGTGTGACTCTGAGCGTGACTGCGATTCGCGAGTACGAGCgcggagcggggcggcgccggcgggtggGCAGTTATATACGTGGGCGGCCGTCCCGTCCGTGCTCCCTGGAGGCGACCCCGACCCGGCCAGCCAGCCCTGCTCCTCTTGTCGCCGCGCCGCGCGTGACAATTGTACGGCTCGGCCGCAATAGCCGCTCGCGGTACGGTTGCGATCAGAAAAGCGATCCTTGTCGCACTCCCCCGCACGCAAAATATCTCCATCATCCCCGCACGCTAATCCCTCTTGCCTTGCGTGCCGTCTGCCGTGCCCCCGTCAAAACAGTGCCGTTCTTGGACCGGAGCAGCGCCtgtcgccaccgcccgatccaggCTCGCTGCCCGGACAGAGCGCGCCGGTGCTGCGCATGCGGGTGCAGCACAGCGCTGCTCGCCATCCCCAAAATATCTTGCGCGCACACTGCCAATCTTAGTTTACTTTGCCATGTATCATGCGAGCTTAGTTTACTTAGCTGACGTACAGTATCCACGGCGGGCACACTGGCGGACGGGACGCGTGCCCCGGCGGTCGCGCCTGCGCGCCCGTGCTCTGGGGCGACACGTGCCGGCCGGGCCTCGCTTGGCGGGGGACGCGTGGCGCGATCACGGCGGCTGGCACCGGATAGTCTCAGGATTCGGTTGGCTCCTCGGCCGGGGGTGGCGGCGGTGCCGACGCGTGTGGCTGCCGGGAAGACCACACGCGGAAATATCTGGGGCTACGCGGCGCGCCTGGGTTGGCCGAGCGGCACACGCGTCCGATAATTAGCTCGGTCGCTCGCTGCGGGCGTTCCGTTTCTTTGCCGCTACGTACGTACTGGATCAAGATCCACCAATCATCAGATCTGCTGCACGCACAACGGTGGGATTGCATTTATTTCGTCTTGTGGGAGAAGGGTGGAGATGTACGTTACGCAGGGTTTGATAAATGAGTGAATGACGTCTCGGGGCTAAATTTCATGTTTTGACTCTTTTCTGAAGCCTATTCGAGATTTGACCTTAGTTTAAAAAAATTTCGAGATCTGatccttttgctaccgccagggacCATGGCGATAGGAACCGGCTCCTCTAACTTAGCTACTGTGAAGTTAGAAGCCTAACTTAGCCACATTTCATCCGTTGGATCTAGAATAAATGGCTGAGATCTATCGCTACAGTTCTTAAACAGTGTCAATTGCTACAGGTAACAAACAGTGATTTTAGCTACACTGCTCGTCCAAACAGTATGCTACAACCCCATGTGAACAGTGTAGAATCTTGACCATCTATTTTCCATCTGATGGTTCACAGACTAAGTTAGAGTACTGTTTCCCTAACTTCATAGGAGCGAAGTTAGAGGAGCCAGTTCCTGGCGATAGGCACTGTCAAGGTCCTTGAcggtagggttgcatgccctaccgCCAAAAAACTATTAAGTATTGAACACAGTGCGTACTCGTGCCTACCGCCAAGCACTTTGGTGGTAGGGTTGTGCAGGCTATCACCAGCCCGGTTGGCGGTAGCGATGTTTCCTACCGCTAaagtccctggcggtaggctgttaacCCTACCGTCATGGACTCTGACGGTAGCAAAAGGATTAGATCTCAAAAAAAATTAAACTGAAGTCAAATCTCGAATAGATTTCAAAAAAGGGTCAAAATACGAAAATTTGCCACGTCTCGGCTGGCTCTCGCTCCGGTGCGATGGGATGCCCAGGAAACGGGGTTCCTTCAATCATTCGTGGTGTCGGGGGCGATGTCATGGAGGAAGCATCGCCTCGCAGTTCACACAAGCATGGTTTTTTTTCCAGTTCGAATCACGCAAGCATGCTTGTTACTGTCATCAGGTGCTACTGTGCTAGTAACACATCAGAGTCCTTGCcatgtcaaaaaaaaaaaagatttcGTGCTGACACACAACTACGAGGTTTTTTCTTCACAGAAATCTCTACTCCTAGAGAGGTGTCCGTAATCGTTTCGTTTCGTCTGTCCCTTCGATCGATCGATCAGAACCCCTCCCCGCACGACATCTCTACTCCTAAAGGGGCAGTCTATAATCGTTTCGTTTCGCTTTGTTTCGTTGTCCCTTCGACCGATCGATCAAAATCCCTTCCCTCAcggtaaaaaggaaaaaaaaatagagAAAGGAAGCAATGCATGGGATCTGATTACTTTAGACTTCTTTTTCTCGCGTGTGTTTGTATGCGTGCgttggtgttggttgtgtgcatcttctCTATGCAGCGGTCGGATGTGTGCGGCATGTATTCACTTGAATCTTGATGCACCTtttttgagccaataaaattcaccGTTTGGGTTAAAATGATACTATGTGGACCCTTTTACTCTTATCAATTGATTCAAAggattctaatgatatgcaaagacatGAAAAATAAAGTAATTGCAATGGGATGTCAACAGATCGTATATTGTTTTTTATCTTGTTTTTTGCAAAAATGATAGGATTCTATTATAAAAGTTTATCGAAAATACAAatcatctcaaacataataaaaattacatcgagattctGAGACCACCGAATGACCACTAATGCCATCAGAACGAGCTGCTGTCGCCGCTCCCCTACCGGAGCCTTCTTGACCTTGTCCATGACAGCCAGGAAGTCTTTGTGCACATGCCTTTAAGGACCAGCGCCCTGGAACCGCAGTCGTCGCCGTTAACCCTTGCATAAATCTGAAGCACATGGCACCAAATCTCGTCACATGACGAGAAATTCTAACCGCACTGCCCTAGGGAGATGACAAGAATCTGCGTCAAAACTCCATCGTCTACGTCCGAAGTGACAAGCTTGATGAGGATCGAAGCCCAGAAGAAACACCGTCATCCGCCCAAGAGTCGTACCTGCGAGGTCTAAAAAactctaacctaaactactaaccggagcTGAGGCACCAGGATTCTCCTCTCTGCTACCAGCCGCCAAAGCGGCAGGTAGAGGAGAGGCGCATCAACAGGCTCACCGGTGAAGTCTAGAGGGAAAACTTTGCCCTAGCGACCTAGGGTTAGGGGAGGAAACAAGAGGAAGTAAGAATATAATGCTACATTATTGGGTACCATATATTGCACCGAACAAACAATATAGGAAGTAAATTTAAATCCTGCAAATGAAACCACCTCATTTTTAAACAGAAGAGGCCGCCCTGTACGCTTTGAACTAGTAAAATAGGGAGGTGAAATGAAAAGAGACATCGTGGTGGCCCTGTGCAGCGGGTCCAGCGGATCCACTCTGTCATACAGACCACAAGTGCTTGCCTCAAACCTGCAAGTTGCTGCCATGGAAACACACATTTTTTTGTTTCATATTCCTGGACGATCCCCTTCTTATGCATGTCAGTGAAGCATGCAATGACAAGACAGGTTCACACCAAGCATGCAACTCTTTTTTTCGAGACAAACAGCCATGTATTACTCACTGTCAGCATGAGAATCACGCTGGATACAGGCATTTAGGAATACAGGAACCTGATACATCCAAGTACTCACAAGTCACAACATTCGATTTGGAGCCCTTTTTGGCTGTGTGGTGAGCAGCCATTTTGGCTTCTCTTCTAAGTTCTAACATGATGAGGACGTGGGCATAGCCCAGTGGTTgggggcgcatgattgtaaacctaacgaccagagttcgatccacgtcggggacgaatttctggaattctcatgagggatgcttcttctTTATCAATAaaaccgtgggtgctagtgcccatggagtttcattttttttTTAAGTTCTAACATGattaagctcaaaagatatacACACCCT
Proteins encoded in this window:
- the LOC123162635 gene encoding EID1-like F-box protein 3; the encoded protein is MSEGTREMRRLRVGSAGGGGGSKANASGGIGIGIADEWSSGGRGIGARIRGVNVGILDEQVLALVFRALNWDPQALCSVARVSRRLRAVAERVLWRELCVSRAPRMVSTLTTGSSAASGRVGGGWPALAKLLLFCCGAAGAGVRGHFAPVSRFSKTSGRSFLSRRCGGDLLYVSDPCEHAAAGAAADEDVGAYRGVFRGFMRSRTRACLVGGRAPLEPRVRCPYCGARVWSVTAAGLAPRSACRRLGAHEGRLEYFVCVSGHLHGSCWLARLSSSDGGGEDTDSDDDGFTATADSDDGHMEL